In Dysidea avara chromosome 3, odDysAvar1.4, whole genome shotgun sequence, a single window of DNA contains:
- the LOC136249476 gene encoding BTB/POZ domain-containing protein 9-like: MSEETTTAPLAKRSRSGRTDASRADKTSSTAELSTSTSMQASTWCSTTFGPLLEDSSTHDIVFKTSDGDSVGAHRLIVAAGSPVFRAMLYGNMRESSQKEIDLPTTDTETLNKLLTFLYTGKVDVDSDCIVQLLEGAHYFDIASLVTILVDFFRKSLMVKDIFPILEISIDKSFDWLFELCLEFMYNHAEEVAHDENFRSLSSKVLISFCKSSDLNIRENDLFLAVVEWYKHNQDQVPETVVKIVFQEIRYPLIPTSDLVNVVRPTKMADPGLYTAALEYHLFPDKYEGPQNQIIPRKYQPRYLYKNVTPGFVDVSESPEGLVITRNHHMTRQGYALCLVQVQPTEQRPVHFKIAFKFRSHNGHHVLVTRSYLQYSDSVRNDLYPGEVIGGIDLAKQWECECVGTVSIRGESVVTTIGDVSKVTPIENEIYLCLHMYEPNAEIRFSFL; encoded by the coding sequence ATGTCTGAAGAAACAACGACAGCTCCCCTTGCAAAAAGAAGCCGCTCGGGGAGAACTGACGCCTCTCGAGCGGACAAGACCTCTAGTACAGCAGAACTATCAACATCTACTTCTATGCAAGCCAGCACTTGGTGTTCAACAACCTTTGGACCGTTGTTGGAAGACTCCAGTACACATGATATAGTATTCAAGACATCTGATGGAGATAGTGTGGGTGCTCATAGGCTAATAGTAGCAGCTGGTTCACCAGTGTTCCGTGCTATGTTGTATGGTAACATGAGAGAGAGTAGTCAGAAAGAGATTGACCTACCAACTACAGACACTGAAACACTGAACAAACTGCTAACATTCTTGTATACTGGAAAAGTGGATGTCGATTCGGACTGCATTGTTCAACTTTTAGAAGGGGCTCATTATTTTGATATTGCTTCATTGGTAACAATCCTTGTTGACTTTTTCAGAAAGTCACTGATGGTCAAGGATATTTTTCCCATCCTTGAGATTTCAATTGATAAGAGTTTTGATTGGTTATTTGAACTGTGTTTAGAATTTATGTACAATCATGCAGAAGAAGTGGCCCATGATGAAAATTTTAGAAGTCTATCAAGTAAAGTCCTTATTTCTTTTTGTAAGAGTTCTGACCTCAATATCAGAGAaaatgatttgtttttagcagTCGTTGAGTGGTACAAGCACAATCAAGATCAAGTTCCAGAAACTGTTGTTAAGATTGTATTTCAAGAGATTCGTTATCCACTGATACCTACATCTGATCTGGTCAACGTAGTACGACCAACCAAAATGGCTGACCCAGGTCTCTATACAGCTGCTCTGGAGTACCATCTGTTTCCTGACAAATATGAAGGACCTCAGAATCAGATTATTCCTAGAAAGTATCAACCTCGGTATTTGTATAAGAATGTTACCCCTGGCTTTGTGGATGTGTCTGAAAGTCCTGAAGGTCTTGTGATTACTAGAAATCACCATATGACACGTCAAGGATATGCATTATGTCTTGTACAGGTGCAGCCTACAGAGCAACGTCCTGTGCATTTCAAAATCGCATTCAAGTTTCGCAGCCATAATGGCCATCATGTCCTTGTTACACGATCATACCTACAATACTCAGACTCAGTAAGGAATGATTTATATCCTGGTGAAGTTATTGGTGGTATTGACCTAGCCAAACAGTGGGAATGCGAATGTGTTGGTACGGTGTCTATAAGGGGCGAGAGTGTTGTCACTACCATTGGTGATGTGTCTAAAGTGACACCCATAGAGAATGAAATTTACTTGTGCCTTCACATGTATGAACCAAATGCTGAGATACGGTTTTCGTTCCTTTAA